The Bacteroidota bacterium genome has a segment encoding these proteins:
- a CDS encoding class I fructose-bisphosphate aldolase: protein MKREDIAKLLGEEKTGYLLNHESKTISKDQLHLPNKKFIDKVWKESNRNIQTLKSLQQIIGNGRLGGTGYVSILPVDQGIEHSAGASFAPNVPMFDPENIVKLAIEGGCNAVTSTFGVLGMVARKYAHKIPLIVKINHNEFLSYPNCYDQIMFGKVKDAWNMGATAVGATIYFGSEESKRQIVEVAEAFEYAHELGMATVLWCYLRNPAFKKDGKDYHVAADLTGQANHLGVTIQADIIKQKLPENNGGFTAINFGKTHKKVYSELTTDHPVDLCRYQVANCYMGRVGLINSGGASTGESDLSEAVATAIINKRAGGMGLISGRKAFQRPMKEGIALLNAVQDVYLSKDVTIA, encoded by the coding sequence ATGAAAAGAGAGGACATTGCGAAGTTATTAGGAGAAGAAAAAACTGGATACCTTCTTAATCACGAATCAAAAACGATATCCAAAGATCAACTTCACCTTCCAAACAAGAAATTTATTGATAAAGTCTGGAAAGAATCTAACCGGAATATCCAGACCTTAAAAAGTTTACAACAAATTATAGGAAATGGACGTTTGGGCGGAACCGGATATGTATCAATCCTTCCTGTGGATCAGGGAATTGAACACAGCGCCGGTGCATCTTTTGCCCCTAATGTGCCTATGTTTGACCCTGAAAATATTGTAAAACTGGCTATAGAGGGGGGGTGCAACGCCGTGACGAGCACTTTCGGTGTCCTTGGGATGGTAGCACGAAAATACGCCCATAAGATTCCACTCATTGTCAAGATTAATCACAATGAGTTTCTCAGCTATCCGAATTGTTATGACCAAATTATGTTTGGGAAAGTGAAGGATGCTTGGAATATGGGTGCGACAGCAGTTGGCGCAACCATTTATTTCGGCAGCGAAGAATCTAAGCGTCAGATTGTTGAAGTAGCTGAGGCTTTTGAGTATGCGCATGAATTGGGTATGGCCACGGTGCTTTGGTGCTATCTCAGAAACCCGGCCTTTAAGAAAGACGGGAAAGACTATCACGTAGCGGCTGATTTAACCGGACAGGCAAATCATTTAGGGGTTACCATTCAGGCTGATATTATCAAACAAAAACTACCAGAGAACAATGGCGGATTTACAGCCATCAATTTTGGCAAAACCCACAAGAAGGTTTATTCTGAGTTAACTACAGATCATCCGGTTGACCTCTGTCGCTATCAGGTGGCTAATTGTTATATGGGAAGAGTGGGATTGATCAATTCCGGAGGGGCATCTACTGGTGAATCGGATCTGTCTGAAGCCGTTGCAACAGCCATCATCAACAAGCGTGCCGGTGGTATGGGTTTGATTTCAGGAAGAAAAGCCTTCCAGCGACCTATGAAGGAAGGTATTGCTCTCCTGAACGCAGTTCAGGATGTGTATTTAAGTAAAGACGTTACTATTGCATAA
- a CDS encoding acetyl-CoA carboxylase carboxyltransferase subunit beta: protein MEEKLPWWKRFRKGVETSTEEKKETPEGVWHKCKNCKSTMLIEKLHENLDVCPKCNYHERIDAAAYFSLIFDNDDFEELYADLVPTDFLKFTDLKPYGQRIKDTIETTGLKESMRVASGICGGDPLVIAAMDFRFIGGSMGSVMGEKISRAIDYCLKHKAPFMIISKSGGARMMESAFSLMQMAKTSAKLNQLVEAKIPYVSLMTNPTTGGVTASFAMLGDFNIAEPGALIGFAGPRVIEETIKKKLPKGFQTSEFQLENGFLDFIVERKDLKAKLETLLSMLKN from the coding sequence ATGGAAGAAAAACTCCCTTGGTGGAAACGCTTTAGGAAAGGTGTAGAAACCTCGACAGAAGAAAAGAAAGAAACTCCGGAAGGAGTATGGCATAAGTGCAAGAATTGCAAGAGCACCATGCTAATAGAAAAGCTTCATGAGAATTTGGATGTTTGCCCCAAGTGTAATTACCATGAAAGAATTGATGCTGCAGCCTATTTTAGTTTGATTTTCGATAATGATGATTTTGAAGAACTATACGCTGATTTAGTTCCAACTGATTTCCTGAAGTTTACAGACTTGAAACCCTACGGTCAGCGAATAAAGGATACCATAGAAACTACCGGCTTAAAAGAATCTATGAGAGTGGCCTCCGGCATTTGTGGTGGCGACCCTTTGGTAATTGCCGCTATGGATTTTCGGTTTATAGGAGGCTCTATGGGCTCCGTGATGGGAGAAAAAATTTCTCGAGCCATAGATTATTGTTTAAAGCATAAAGCTCCATTCATGATTATCTCCAAATCTGGGGGAGCGCGCATGATGGAGTCGGCCTTTTCACTGATGCAGATGGCTAAAACATCCGCCAAATTGAATCAACTGGTTGAAGCGAAAATCCCCTATGTCAGCTTGATGACCAATCCCACAACCGGAGGGGTAACCGCCTCCTTTGCTATGTTAGGTGATTTTAATATTGCTGAACCAGGTGCTTTGATTGGTTTTGCCGGACCCAGGGTAATCGAAGAAACCATTAAAAAGAAATTGCCCAAAGGTTTCCAAACCTCTGAATTTCAGTTGGAAAATGGTTTTCTGGATTTCATCGTTGAAAGGAAAGACCTGAAAGCGAAACTGGAAACCTTATTGTCCATGTTAAAGAATTAA
- a CDS encoding dipeptidase — MQTLQPYLENNKDRFLAELIELLRIPSVSADDKFAADVNKAAAFIKKQLETAGADKVEVCQTKGFPVVYGEKIKDKSLPTVLVYGHYDVQPADPYELWNSPPFEPVVKDGDIYARGACDDKGQMYMHVKAFEMMMKNDRLPCNVKFMIEGEEEVGSVNLEAFALANKEKLSADVVLISDTSMISNETPSITTGLRGLAYLEVEVTGPNRDLHSGVYGGAVANPINVLCDMIASLHDENHRITIPGFYDDIEEVSKHERDQMAKAPFDINEYKNHLEVDEVLGETGYSTLERVSIRPTLDVNGIWGGYTGQGAKTVLPSKAFAKISMRLVPNQKSEKIMKLFEAHFRKIAPPYVKIKIMPHHGGEAAVTPTDSIAYKAAAKAMEKTFGKTPIPLRTGGSIPIVTMFEKVLGIKSVLFGFGLDSDAIHSPNEKFGLFNYYKGIETLPYFYQYFTEMSSKAGSK; from the coding sequence ATGCAAACACTACAGCCATACTTAGAAAACAACAAAGACAGATTTCTTGCCGAACTCATCGAACTACTCCGCATCCCTTCCGTCAGTGCAGATGATAAGTTTGCAGCGGATGTAAACAAAGCTGCCGCCTTCATAAAAAAACAATTAGAAACAGCCGGCGCCGACAAAGTCGAGGTTTGCCAAACCAAAGGCTTTCCGGTGGTCTATGGAGAAAAAATCAAAGACAAATCCCTACCGACCGTTTTAGTATATGGTCACTACGACGTTCAACCTGCGGACCCTTATGAACTTTGGAATTCACCCCCTTTTGAACCAGTCGTCAAAGACGGGGATATCTATGCTCGCGGCGCCTGCGATGACAAAGGACAAATGTACATGCACGTCAAGGCATTTGAAATGATGATGAAAAATGATCGGCTGCCCTGCAACGTAAAATTCATGATAGAAGGAGAGGAGGAAGTTGGCTCCGTCAACCTCGAAGCCTTTGCTCTGGCCAATAAAGAAAAACTGAGTGCCGATGTCGTCCTGATTTCCGACACCTCCATGATTTCTAACGAAACCCCCAGCATCACCACCGGCTTGCGCGGCTTGGCATATCTCGAAGTAGAAGTAACCGGCCCCAACCGCGATCTACATTCCGGTGTCTATGGCGGCGCAGTCGCCAACCCAATAAACGTCCTGTGCGACATGATTGCTTCGCTGCACGACGAAAACCACCGCATCACTATTCCTGGTTTTTATGACGACATAGAGGAAGTTTCAAAACACGAGCGCGACCAAATGGCCAAAGCGCCCTTCGACATCAACGAATACAAAAATCATTTAGAGGTTGACGAAGTATTAGGCGAGACCGGCTACTCTACCTTAGAAAGAGTATCCATTCGTCCTACACTGGACGTGAACGGCATCTGGGGCGGATACACCGGACAAGGCGCCAAGACCGTTCTTCCCTCCAAGGCCTTTGCAAAAATCTCCATGCGCCTGGTTCCCAACCAGAAGAGCGAAAAAATCATGAAACTGTTTGAAGCACATTTCAGAAAGATAGCACCGCCCTATGTCAAAATCAAAATCATGCCCCATCACGGAGGCGAGGCCGCCGTTACGCCCACCGATTCCATTGCCTATAAAGCCGCTGCCAAGGCTATGGAAAAGACCTTCGGCAAAACACCTATCCCTCTTAGAACCGGCGGCAGCATTCCGATTGTCACCATGTTCGAAAAAGTGTTGGGCATCAAATCCGTCCTCTTCGGCTTTGGTCTCGACTCAGACGCCATCCATTCCCCCAACGAAAAATTCGGCCTCTTCAACTACTACAAAGGCATCGAGACCCTGCCCTACTTCTACCAGTACTTCACCGAGATGTCTTCCAAAGCGGGTTCTAAATGA
- a CDS encoding GlmU family protein, producing MNVVLFDTRRNRENMLPLSFTRPVAEMRVGIWTLREKWEHLLAQKTFTLTEAYLQDKFPLAPEAAPALYINGSLLADEKLMEAVQRMGALQALTNNGTLLAFKTEKQHLNYENFEAIARGFTAIEYTGTVNLIEHPWNIFQKNGEALIKDYEWLTKGKTSEPLSKTNTLLGNAANLFLEKGARVECSILNTTTGPIYIGKDAEIMEGCVVRGPFALGEHAALKMAAKIYGPSTLGPHCKAGGEINNSVLFGYSNKAHDGFLGNSVVGEWCNLGADTNNSNLKNNYGNVEVYSYRDGRSMDTGLTFCGLIMGDHSKTGINTMFNTGTVVGVSANIFGGDFPPKFIPSFSWGGAQWLRTFSFEKSIEVAQHMMERRGLKLEEPDRKILQTVYEREEKNRKHFK from the coding sequence ATGAATGTAGTGCTATTTGATACCCGTCGCAATCGGGAAAACATGCTGCCGCTCAGCTTCACCCGTCCCGTGGCCGAAATGCGAGTAGGGATATGGACGCTCCGCGAAAAATGGGAACATTTATTGGCACAAAAAACCTTTACGCTGACCGAAGCCTATCTGCAAGATAAATTTCCATTAGCTCCCGAAGCTGCCCCTGCCTTGTATATCAACGGCTCCTTGCTGGCAGATGAAAAACTGATGGAGGCAGTTCAGAGGATGGGCGCGCTTCAAGCGCTGACAAATAATGGAACCCTACTTGCTTTCAAAACTGAAAAACAGCATCTCAACTACGAAAATTTTGAAGCCATCGCCCGTGGCTTTACGGCTATAGAATATACCGGTACCGTTAATTTGATAGAACATCCCTGGAACATTTTTCAAAAGAATGGAGAGGCATTAATAAAGGATTATGAATGGCTTACGAAAGGAAAAACGTCAGAGCCATTAAGCAAAACCAATACCTTGTTAGGAAATGCTGCTAACTTGTTTTTGGAAAAAGGTGCGCGGGTCGAGTGTTCTATCCTGAACACAACCACCGGACCGATTTATATTGGTAAAGATGCCGAAATAATGGAAGGCTGTGTCGTTCGCGGCCCCTTTGCCCTCGGCGAACATGCGGCGCTAAAGATGGCCGCCAAAATATATGGCCCCTCTACCCTCGGCCCGCACTGTAAGGCAGGAGGAGAAATCAATAACTCCGTATTGTTTGGATATAGCAACAAGGCGCACGATGGCTTTTTGGGCAATTCAGTCGTGGGCGAATGGTGCAATTTGGGCGCCGACACCAACAACAGCAACCTGAAAAATAATTATGGAAATGTGGAGGTATATAGCTATCGCGATGGACGGTCTATGGACACCGGCCTCACCTTTTGCGGCTTGATTATGGGCGATCATTCTAAAACCGGTATCAATACAATGTTTAATACCGGAACGGTAGTGGGTGTTTCGGCCAATATATTCGGCGGCGACTTTCCGCCCAAATTTATTCCTTCCTTTAGCTGGGGCGGCGCACAATGGCTACGAACTTTTTCTTTTGAGAAATCAATAGAAGTAGCCCAACACATGATGGAAAGGCGCGGACTGAAATTGGAAGAGCCGGACAGAAAAATCCTGCAAACGGTTTATGAACGAGAAGAAAAAAACAGAAAACATTTTAAGTAA
- a CDS encoding triose-phosphate isomerase, with product MKRKKIIAGNWKMNLSAGEAAKLATDIKANLSASSTCEAILFPSYLYLSEVNNILKDSTVKVGAQNCSDKESGAFTGEVSAMQLQSAGIEYVLIGHSERREYFKENHPLLKDKLSIALKHNLKPIFCCGEPLQIRERNSQKEYVMRQLDESLFGLSEKDLNSVTIAYEPVWAIGTGLNATAEQAQEMHAFIREQVKSKVSESLAQSIRILYGGSCKPENAGELFACTDVDGGLIGGASLKAKDFLTLIELAG from the coding sequence ATGAAGAGAAAAAAGATTATAGCAGGTAACTGGAAGATGAACCTGAGTGCCGGAGAGGCAGCAAAACTGGCAACAGATATAAAGGCGAATCTTTCTGCTTCAAGTACTTGCGAAGCTATCTTGTTCCCATCCTACCTATATTTGTCTGAGGTCAATAACATCCTCAAAGATTCAACTGTAAAAGTAGGCGCACAGAATTGCAGTGATAAAGAAAGCGGAGCCTTTACTGGCGAAGTATCAGCGATGCAATTGCAAAGTGCAGGAATAGAATACGTATTGATTGGTCACTCCGAGCGCAGAGAATATTTCAAAGAAAACCATCCCTTGCTAAAAGATAAACTATCCATCGCTCTGAAACATAACTTAAAACCAATTTTCTGTTGTGGAGAACCCTTGCAAATCAGGGAGCGCAATTCCCAAAAGGAATACGTGATGCGACAATTGGACGAGAGCCTCTTTGGTTTATCTGAAAAGGATTTGAATTCCGTTACAATCGCTTATGAACCGGTCTGGGCAATCGGTACCGGCTTAAACGCCACTGCCGAACAAGCGCAGGAGATGCACGCTTTCATTCGCGAACAAGTGAAGAGCAAAGTTTCCGAATCATTGGCCCAGTCCATCCGGATTCTTTACGGTGGAAGTTGCAAACCGGAGAATGCCGGTGAATTGTTTGCCTGTACTGATGTAGATGGTGGCTTGATAGGCGGCGCTTCGCTTAAAGCAAAAGATTTTCTCACACTGATTGAATTAGCCGGATGA
- the prmA gene encoding 50S ribosomal protein L11 methyltransferase has translation MIYTGFEFFTKDEVERSILISLLDDYHFEGYEETEESLKAFVPTEKIKKLNVAEILMIDDLGHIRFSSSQIEDKNWNEEWEKNFEPIMIAGRVGIRAPFHEPLNAELELVIEPKMSFGTGHHATTAGVIELMLQEDFKGRSVLDFGSGTGVLAILAEKMGAAKVLAIDHEEWAFNNCVENVERNECTHIQSFRGSDILVPEEKFDIILANINRNVILDMIKKWNSILPHKGILIVSGFLRNDELDIKQAAENLGLSERSVIRKEDWSAITFSRS, from the coding sequence ATGATATATACAGGGTTTGAATTCTTTACTAAAGATGAAGTGGAAAGAAGCATCTTGATTTCATTGCTCGATGATTATCACTTTGAAGGATACGAGGAAACGGAAGAATCTTTAAAGGCTTTTGTTCCTACCGAGAAAATCAAAAAATTGAATGTCGCAGAAATCCTGATGATAGATGATCTGGGACATATCCGGTTTTCTTCTTCACAGATAGAAGATAAGAACTGGAATGAGGAATGGGAAAAAAACTTTGAACCGATAATGATAGCTGGCCGGGTAGGTATTCGAGCCCCTTTTCATGAACCATTGAACGCAGAATTGGAATTAGTGATTGAACCGAAGATGAGCTTTGGTACAGGACACCACGCGACGACCGCCGGAGTGATTGAACTAATGCTTCAGGAAGATTTTAAAGGAAGATCAGTATTGGATTTTGGCTCTGGTACCGGAGTATTGGCTATCTTAGCTGAAAAGATGGGAGCTGCGAAAGTTCTGGCAATAGACCATGAAGAGTGGGCGTTTAATAACTGTGTCGAAAATGTGGAAAGAAACGAATGCACTCATATTCAATCATTTCGGGGCAGTGATATCTTAGTGCCCGAAGAAAAGTTTGATATTATCTTAGCCAATATCAACCGGAATGTAATTCTGGATATGATTAAAAAATGGAACAGTATCTTGCCGCACAAAGGGATTCTAATTGTGAGTGGTTTTCTAAGAAACGATGAGTTGGATATAAAACAGGCCGCTGAAAATCTAGGACTTTCTGAAAGGAGTGTCATCAGGAAGGAGGATTGGTCGGCCATTACATTTTCCCGCTCTTAA
- a CDS encoding sterol desaturase family protein, producing MINIFLVLLAFAGMEAIAHFAHKYIMHGFLWSLHKSHHQKGRTFFERNDWYFLIFATPGIALLFLGISNDFNWMFFIGLGISLYGMTYLVVHDVIIHQRIKWLKRLDNSYIRALRRAHKDHHAETDKNAARSYGMLWIDRKYFASSARLDKVRVYSQIRFFCERDYPF from the coding sequence ATGATAAACATATTCCTAGTCCTCCTTGCTTTTGCCGGCATGGAAGCTATAGCACATTTTGCACACAAGTACATCATGCACGGCTTTCTTTGGTCGCTACATAAATCACACCATCAAAAGGGACGCACTTTTTTTGAACGCAATGACTGGTACTTTCTCATTTTTGCCACTCCCGGAATCGCGTTGCTCTTTTTAGGTATTTCGAATGATTTCAATTGGATGTTTTTCATCGGTTTAGGAATATCACTCTACGGAATGACTTACCTAGTGGTTCACGACGTAATAATCCATCAGCGGATTAAATGGTTGAAGCGACTGGATAACAGCTATATCCGGGCTTTGCGACGTGCCCATAAAGATCATCATGCTGAAACGGATAAGAATGCCGCCCGTTCTTATGGCATGTTGTGGATAGATAGAAAGTATTTTGCGTCTTCGGCAAGGTTAGACAAAGTAAGGGTCTATAGCCAAATCCGTTTTTTTTGTGAGCGGGATTATCCCTTTTAG
- a CDS encoding MerR family transcriptional regulator, which translates to MAHYSIKDVELLSGVKAHTLRIWEQRYDFCGRSVRRPISGITQTSNCGKF; encoded by the coding sequence ATGGCTCATTATTCAATTAAGGATGTAGAACTTCTTTCAGGAGTCAAGGCGCACACCTTGCGTATATGGGAACAGCGCTATGATTTTTGCGGCCGCAGCGTACGGAGACCAATATCCGGTATTACACAGACGAGCAACTGCGGAAAATTCTGA
- a CDS encoding B12-binding domain-containing protein translates to MRPQRTETNIRYYTDEQLRKILNVSLLNRNGYKISKIAEMTEADLKNEVIQIANQTHTSDNLLDALTQSMIDFDESRFERTLSTAILKNGFEESFTHTVFPFLVRTGILWAAGTIKPAQEHFITNLIRRKLSVAIDAQQEEPLKNARKFVLFLPEGETHELMLLFIEFILRKNRQRVAYLGNSLPIDDVAFINEVFQPDYFITYLTSAQTELPLKKFVQKMSKSYPDRTLLIGGQQAETIQFRLPANVKVIHSVEDLMQYLSA, encoded by the coding sequence TTGCGGCCGCAGCGTACGGAGACCAATATCCGGTATTACACAGACGAGCAACTGCGGAAAATTCTGAATGTCAGCCTGTTGAACAGAAACGGATACAAGATTTCCAAGATTGCAGAGATGACCGAAGCAGACCTCAAAAACGAGGTGATTCAAATAGCTAATCAGACCCATACAAGTGATAACCTGCTCGACGCACTCACTCAATCTATGATTGATTTTGATGAAAGTCGTTTTGAGCGCACACTTTCTACCGCCATACTAAAAAATGGTTTTGAAGAATCTTTTACGCATACCGTCTTCCCATTTCTGGTTCGGACCGGTATTCTATGGGCTGCGGGAACGATCAAACCGGCGCAGGAACATTTTATCACAAACCTGATACGCCGTAAGTTGTCAGTTGCCATTGATGCACAGCAGGAAGAACCACTTAAAAATGCACGCAAATTTGTTTTGTTTCTTCCAGAAGGTGAAACCCACGAGTTGATGCTGCTATTCATTGAATTTATTCTGCGAAAAAACCGGCAACGCGTCGCATATTTGGGTAATTCGTTGCCCATTGATGATGTTGCTTTTATCAATGAAGTATTTCAACCAGATTATTTCATTACCTATCTCACCTCGGCACAAACCGAATTGCCTCTGAAGAAATTTGTGCAAAAAATGTCAAAGTCTTACCCCGACCGAACTTTGCTCATTGGCGGCCAACAAGCAGAAACCATCCAATTTCGTCTCCCTGCTAATGTCAAGGTCATTCATTCGGTAGAAGACTTGATGCAGTATCTATCAGCTTAA
- a CDS encoding RNA polymerase sigma factor, giving the protein MINTIQSSSPEKLMTAYESILRSFAIKLTKSKNESDDLLQETYYRALVNWERFTDGTNMKAWLLTIMRNIFINNYRRIKNGYVHATATEKQFDFSMARRTDNNASINTFISDDLAKAMKGVSKDFTEPFLLYHQGFQYQEISEMMNLPLGTVKSRIFFARREMKERLAEMGIHNASYN; this is encoded by the coding sequence ATGATAAACACTATTCAATCCTCCTCACCTGAAAAGCTAATGACAGCTTATGAATCTATCCTGCGCTCCTTTGCTATCAAACTGACTAAAAGCAAAAATGAAAGCGACGATTTGTTGCAAGAAACTTATTACAGAGCCTTAGTGAACTGGGAAAGGTTTACGGATGGTACCAACATGAAGGCCTGGTTACTTACCATCATGCGAAACATCTTCATCAATAACTACCGCCGAATAAAAAACGGTTATGTACATGCCACTGCTACCGAGAAGCAATTTGATTTTTCAATGGCGCGCCGTACTGACAATAATGCATCCATCAATACTTTTATCAGCGATGATTTGGCCAAAGCTATGAAAGGAGTGAGTAAAGACTTCACAGAACCATTTCTACTATACCATCAGGGATTTCAGTATCAGGAGATTTCCGAGATGATGAATCTTCCATTAGGTACTGTCAAGAGCCGGATATTTTTTGCCCGTCGAGAGATGAAAGAAAGACTAGCTGAGATGGGCATTCACAATGCATCCTACAACTGA
- a CDS encoding phytoene/squalene synthase family protein — translation MFTLYEKTAADCSRMITENYSTSFSLGIRMLHKNFREPVYNIYALVRYADEIVDSFHAYDKRNLLSKFKQETFEAIESGISMNPVIYSFQKTVNKYQIPLDLIQAFFKSMETDLSQNIHEKESYEAYIYGSAEVVGLMCLRVFADGDEVLFNQLKTPARALGAAFQKVNFLRDIKNDHDELGRIYFPGVDFKDLQKEAKHKIEEEILQDFNRALTGILLLPIGSRVGVKLAYNYYIKLFERIRKVPPAQIQNTRIRVPDIQKALIFVSTFLQQKMDDFWLSPSPTLS, via the coding sequence ATGTTTACTCTATACGAAAAGACCGCCGCTGATTGCAGCCGGATGATTACCGAAAATTACAGCACCAGTTTTTCGCTTGGCATCCGTATGCTGCACAAAAACTTTCGTGAACCTGTTTATAATATATATGCCCTAGTGCGCTATGCCGACGAAATCGTGGATTCTTTTCACGCCTACGATAAGCGCAATCTTTTATCTAAATTCAAACAAGAAACTTTTGAAGCGATCGAAAGTGGCATCAGCATGAATCCCGTGATTTATTCATTTCAGAAAACAGTCAACAAGTACCAGATACCGCTCGATTTGATTCAGGCATTTTTTAAAAGTATGGAAACTGACTTGTCGCAAAACATTCACGAAAAGGAAAGCTATGAAGCATACATTTACGGCTCCGCCGAAGTGGTAGGGCTGATGTGCCTACGGGTATTTGCCGATGGAGATGAAGTGCTCTTTAACCAACTCAAAACTCCCGCACGAGCGCTAGGGGCGGCTTTCCAAAAGGTGAATTTTCTGCGTGATATTAAAAACGACCACGACGAACTGGGCCGTATTTATTTTCCCGGAGTGGATTTCAAAGACCTGCAAAAAGAGGCGAAACATAAAATAGAAGAAGAGATCCTTCAGGACTTCAACCGAGCGCTTACCGGTATTCTGCTGCTACCTATTGGCTCCAGAGTGGGAGTGAAGCTCGCTTACAATTATTACATAAAGCTGTTTGAAAGAATCAGAAAAGTGCCCCCCGCTCAAATTCAAAACACACGAATCCGTGTGCCAGATATTCAAAAAGCACTCATCTTCGTTTCTACTTTTCTTCAACAGAAAATGGATGACTTCTGGCTATCGCCCAGTCCTACACTGTCATGA
- a CDS encoding lycopene cyclase domain-containing protein, with protein MKSAYLLINFFTILIPFLWSFESRIQFYQKWKFVFPSIVLPAVLFLIWDYFKTRYGVWGFNPDYITGYKMAGLPIEEIFFFFLRALFLHFYL; from the coding sequence ATGAAGAGCGCTTATCTGCTGATAAACTTCTTTACCATCCTCATTCCTTTTCTCTGGTCGTTTGAATCGCGGATTCAATTCTACCAGAAATGGAAATTTGTTTTCCCATCAATTGTTCTTCCTGCTGTGTTGTTTTTGATTTGGGATTATTTCAAAACCCGCTATGGTGTATGGGGATTTAATCCTGATTATATCACCGGCTACAAAATGGCCGGATTGCCCATAGAAGAAATTTTCTTTTTCTTCCTCCGTGCCCTATTCCTGCATTTTTATTTATGA
- a CDS encoding lycopene cyclase domain-containing protein — MPYSCIFIYEALNYYIKKEFHSPILSIGFTLTGLLFFALSFFYWGQAYTWSVLFLSGFVLPLLPRVLSPRQLSLFSLASLISLLPMFIVNGLLTALPVVIYNDSHNLGLRIGSIPVEDFLYFLLLYALNIGIYERLRK, encoded by the coding sequence GTGCCCTATTCCTGCATTTTTATTTATGAAGCGCTGAATTATTACATCAAAAAAGAATTTCACAGCCCGATTCTATCAATAGGTTTCACCCTCACCGGTTTGCTTTTTTTTGCGCTCTCATTTTTTTATTGGGGCCAGGCCTACACCTGGAGTGTATTATTCCTCTCCGGTTTTGTCCTGCCACTGCTGCCCCGCGTGCTCTCGCCTCGACAACTCAGCCTGTTTTCGCTTGCCTCCCTAATCAGCCTCCTCCCTATGTTTATCGTCAACGGACTACTCACCGCCTTGCCGGTGGTGATCTATAACGATTCGCACAACCTCGGTTTACGAATAGGCTCTATACCGGTAGAAGATTTTTTATACTTCCTGCTTCTTTATGCACTTAATATCGGGATTTATGAACGGTTGCGTAAGTAA